A window of the Salvelinus sp. IW2-2015 linkage group LG37, ASM291031v2, whole genome shotgun sequence genome harbors these coding sequences:
- the LOC111960171 gene encoding dnaJ homolog subfamily C member 3-like, whose protein sequence is MESGRRKGLNGFLSSLSLLCVILDIQLNGVLGATHVEIEQHLEMGRKLLAAGQLAEALSHYHYAVEGDSKNYLTYYKRAAVFLAMGKSKSALPDLTRAIQLKPDFLAARLQRGNILLKQGNTQDAREDFETVLQRSPYQEEARDQLMRANELVELREEAHAAHHRGDYSTTITVLDRVVELSPWDPESRELRAECYIRLGDPRKAIQDLTPTTQLRNDNRAAFLKLSNLHYDLGEHQESLGHVRECLKLDQDDKDCFSHYKQVKKLSKQLDSAEEHIEEARYQEAIDKYESVMRTEPNVPYYTNKANERICFCLVKNKMAAKAIDICSEAHQRDPRNINILRDRAEAFILNQDYEKVTAFCTIQGHGSFVYELK, encoded by the exons ATGGAGTCGGGTCGACGGAAAGGTCTCAACGGGTTCCTGTCTTCCTTGTCACTGCTCTGTGTCATTCTGGACATCCAGTTGAACG GTGTCTTGGGGGCAACTCATGTGGAGATTGAGCAGCACTTGGAGATGGGCCGTAAGCTGTTGGCCGCCGGTCAACTGGCGGAGGCTTTGTCCCACTACCACTATGCAGTGG AGGGAGACTCTAAGAACTACCTCACCTACTACAAGCGGGCAGCTGTGTTTCTGGCCATGGGGAAGTCCAAATCAGCCCTTCCAGATCTGACCAGAGCCATCCAGCTCAAACCAGACTTCCTGGCT GCCAGACTGCAGAGAGGGAATATCCTCCTGAAGCAGGGCAACACCCAGGATGCTCGGGAGGACTTTGAGACTGTG ctGCAGCGCTCCCCTTACCAGGAGGAGGCGCGGGACCAGTTGATGAGGGCCAACGAGCTGGTGGAGCTGCGGGAGGAGGCCCACGCGGCCCACCACAGAGGAGACTACAGCACCACCATCACTGTGCTGGACCGCGTCGTAGAG ctCTCCCCCTGGGACCCTGAGTCTCGGGAGCTCCGGGCTGAATGCTACATCCGCCTGGGAGATCCCAGgaaggccatccaggacctgacTCCCACCACCCAGCTGAGGAATGACAACCGAGCTGCCTTCCTCAAGCTCAGCAATCTGCACTATGACCTGGGGGAGCACCAGGAGTCACTAGG TCACGTCCGAGAGTGTCTGAAGCTGGACCAGGATGACAAGGACTGTTTCTCGCACTACAAACAGGTGAAGAAGCTCAGCAAGCAGCTGGACTCTGCCGAGGAGCACATCGAGGAGGCAAG GTATCAGGAGGCCATAGACAAGTATGAGTCAGTGATGAGAACAGAGCCTAATGTGCCATACTACACCAACAAGGCCAATGAGAGGATCTGCTTCTGCCTGGTCAAG AACAAGATGGCTGCTAAGGCAATAGACATCTGTTCTGAAGCCCACCAGAGAGACCCACGCAACATCAACATCCTCCGAGACAGAGCTGAGGCTTTCATCCTCAACCAGGACTACGAGAAAG TGACGGCATTCTGTACCATACAAGGACATGGGAGTTTCGTGTACGAGCTAAAATAG